One part of the Prunus persica cultivar Lovell chromosome G5, Prunus_persica_NCBIv2, whole genome shotgun sequence genome encodes these proteins:
- the LOC18775814 gene encoding uncharacterized protein LOC18775814: MPVVTESSTTVAEHIKWRRPRSQFSPPISDTDPTPSIIQSTRCKSTISSLLLSSFTTNTNETLPTSLNNKKKTNFSSSTFRGLGCAASASQQVSVPAVIRNSADWQGKKVKKKKQKKNINTKNNTSNDKNEYKDKTQHQGAVDGPSFGLNSATCMDFQDVWCGPGIGFSAETAGSVDCVVARRNVSGRGKIDGDKLSSHRERPCLARRTVSPETVSFLDSEPDFVTSRPESEVFGGRCYRHVRHPSPEGLAEIMLFQSSLLMGGRLDRFRDWRLDVDNMSYEELLELGDRIGHVSTGLKEHEISCCLRKIKLSMLSDLSPHSLGQVDRKCIICQEEYEVADDLGSLHCGHNFHLQCIKQWLAQKNTCPFCKVEAISRC; encoded by the exons ATGCCTGTTGTCACGGAGAGCTCAACAACAGTGGCAGAGCACATCAAATGGAGAAGACCCAGAAGCCAATTCAGCCCACCCATTTCGGATACAGATCCAACTCCCTCCATTATCCAATCTACTCGATGCAAATCCACCAtctcctctctcctcctctccaGCTTCACCACCAACACCAACGAAACCTTACCCACAAGCCtcaacaacaagaaaaagacaaactTTTCCTCATCAACATTCAGAGGCTTGGGTTGTGCAGCCTCTGCCTCACAACAAGTCTCAGTTCCAGCAGTGATTCGGAACTCCGCTGATTGGCAAGGAAAGAaggtaaagaagaaaaaacaaaagaagaatatcAACACCAAGAACAATACAAGCAATGACAAGAATGAATACAAGGATAAGACCCAGCACCAAGGAGCGGTTGATGGGCCTAGCTTTGGTTTAAATTCTGCAACTTGTATGGATTTTCAAGATGTCTGGTGCGGTCCTGGAATTGGGTTCTCAGCAGAAACTGCTGGTTCTGTGGATTGTGTTGTGGCTAGGAGGAATGTCTCTGGTAGAGGCAAGATTGATGGGGATAAACTGAGCAGCCACAGGGAG CGTCCTTGTTTAGCAAGGCGAACTGTGAGCCCAGAAACTGTCTCGTTTCTGGATTCTGAACCTGATTTTGTCACGAGCCGTCCTGAATCAGAGGTCTTTGGAGGTAGGTGTTATCGGCATGTTCGGCATCCATCCCCTGAAGGCCTTGCAGAG ATTATGCTGTTTCAAAGTAGTCTTCTAATGGGTGGAAGACTTGATCGATTTAGGGACTGGAGACTTGATGTTGATAACATGTCATATGAG GAGCTGCTCGAGTTAGGTGATAGAATTGGTCATGTGAGTACTGGATTAAAAGAACATGAAATAAGCTGCTGCCTTCGAAAAATTAAGCTTTCAATGTTGAGTGATCTGTCACCACATTCATTGGGGCAAGTTGATAGGAAATGCATCATTTGTCAA GAGGAGTATGAAGTAGCAGATGATCTGGGCAGCCTGCATTGTGGACATAACTTCCACTTACAATGTATAAAACAGTGGCTTGCACAAAAGAATACTTGCCCTTTTTGTAAGGTTGAAGCAATATCTAGATGCTAA
- the LOC18777923 gene encoding L-Ala-D/L-amino acid epimerase isoform X2 translates to MGSIGISLHLLPHSLLLCSAAGSTQSPKRARPISRISPRMALATPITFGFNNLLETFTVNVQRAENRPLNVPLIAPFTIATSRLDKVENVAIRVELSNGCVGWGETPILPFVTAEDQHTAMVKAREVCDFLLRSPAKTLGSLLGEIGGLLPGYEFASVRAGVEMALIDAVSRSIGVPLWRLFGGASNTITTDITIPIVSPGEAATLASKYREQGFRTLKLKVGKNLISDIEVLLAIRAVHADCDFILDANEGYTSEEAIQVLDKLYEVGVSPVLFEQPVHRDDWEGLGYVSRIARDKYGVSVAADESCRSLVDVKKIVAENLADVVNIKLAKVGVVGALEIIEVAKSSGLTLMIGGMVETRLAMGFAGHLAAGLGCFKFVDLDTPLLLSEDPVREGYEVSGAVYTFKNARGNGGFLHWKNIA, encoded by the exons ATGGGATCAATTGGGATTTCTCTGCACTTACTACCTCACTCTCTGCTCCTCTGCTCTGCTGCTGGTTCCACTCAGAGCCCCAAAAGGGCAAGACCCATTTCAAGGATCAGCCCAAGAATGGCTCTGGCCACACCCATCACCTTTGGGTTCAATAATTTGTTGGAAACTTTCACAGTAAACGTGCAGAGAGCGGAGAATAGGCCTCTGAATGTGCCTTTGATAGCGCCTTTCACGATTGCCACTTCAAGGCTTGACAAGGTGGAGAATGTGGCTATCAGGGTTGAATTGAGTAACGGGTGTGTGGGGTGGGGTGAAACTCCAATCTTGCCTTTTGTCACTGCAGAGGATCAGCATACAGCCATGGTCAAGGCCAGGGAAGTTTGTGACTTCTTACTCCGCAGTCCGGCGAAGACCTTGGGTTCGCTTTTGGGAGAGATTGGTGGGCTTCTTCCTGGATATGAGTTTGCTTCT GTTAGGGCAGGAGTTGAAATGGCACTAATTGATGCAGTTTCGAGGAGTATTGGTGTCCCTTTATGGAGACTGTTTGGTGGAGCTTCAAATACCATAACCACTGATATAACA ATTCCAATTGTTTCTCCTGGTGAAGCTGCTACATTGGCTTCAAAGTATCGTGAACAAGGATTTAGGACTTTAAAGCTTAAGGTGGGAAAGAATCTGATTTCAGACATAGAAGTCCTTCTAGCTATACGTGCAGTTCACGCAGATTGCGATTTTATCTTGGATGCTAATGAAGGATATACCTCCGAGGAAGCTATCCAAGTTCTTGATAAATTATATG AGGTGGGAGTTAGTCCTGTTCTCTTTGAACAACCAGTTCATAGAGATGATTGGGAAGGCCTTGGATATGTTAGTCGCATTGCGAGAGACAAATATGGAGTATCAGTTGCAGCTGATGAGAGCTGTCGAAGTTTAGTTGATGTTAAGAAAATAGTTGCAGAAAATCTAGCTGATGTCGTTAACATTAAACTTGCTAAAGTTGGGGTTGTTGGGGCCCTGGAAATCATTGAGGTGGCAAAGTCATCGGGATTAACTTTGATGATTGGTGGTATGGTTGAGACTAGACTGGCCATGGGCTTTGCTGGCCACCTTGCTGCTGGCCTTGGGTGCTTTAA GTTTGTTGACCTAGATACTCCCCTGCTGCTTTCGGAAGATCCAGTTCGGGAGGGTTATGAAG TTTCGGGTGCCGTTTATACGTTCAAAAATGCTAGAGGCAATGGTGGATTTCTTCATTGGAAAAATATTGCTTG A
- the LOC18776052 gene encoding uncharacterized protein LOC18776052, translated as MKRLQLRNLCLYARTRLLSPSCYNPGSQLAPLAASTRPRLRFYSTESSSHNQEEDVGNEELKMQIDKYFRGDEEAIPSIFEAILKRKLTGKHEEDDKKLMEEIPGKRQEEPLSDIDDEQETKSDFDEGSDSDR; from the exons ATGAAACGACTTCAGCTTAGAAATCTGTGTCTCTACGCTCGTACTCgtcttctctctccttcctgCTACAATCCGGGATCCCAACTCGCTCCACTCGCTGCTTCGACTCGGCCCAGACTTCGCTTCTACTCGACTGAGTCTTCATCGCACAACCAAGAGGAGGATGTCGGTAACGAAG AGctgaaaatgcaaattgaCAAGTATTTTCGAGGGGATGAGGAGGCCATACCATCAATCTTTGAAGCAATTTTGAAGAGGAAGTTGACGGGGAAGCATGAAGAGGATGATAAAAAGCTCATGGAAGAAATTCCCGGGAAGAGGCAGGAGGAGCCACTGAGTGACATAGATGACGAACAAGAGACTAAATCTGATTTTGATGAAGGCTCTGACAGTGATCGGTGA
- the LOC18777742 gene encoding uncharacterized protein LOC18777742 has product MRRALLNNVSLYARNRLLSLPTCNPNPSSSLVPLAASTRSLLRLFSSEDDSSAGSSNPSADSRVIPTNKKDAPVEVQDINNKELKVRIEKYFKGDEEALPAILEAILQRKLAEKHEETDDELIDELQMKPLDNVKDQEFESDFEEMHDTDEEIDNLYNARDIVMNRMVKDEYYNMDENKWNDIVEDAIHHGIMKDTKECEAILEDMLSWDKLLPDDMKRKVEEKFNDLGDMCERGELEPEEAYKLFKEFEDEIVMEYVQKMEADGPPKFDETAVPDEKKDLDDPPGEGPILRWQTRVVFAPGGDAWHPKNRKVKLSVTVKELGLSKHQFRRLRELVGKRYNPGKDELTITSERFEHREENRKDCLRTLLSLIEEAGKANKLAEDARVSYVKERLRANPAFMERLRNKTMGLQGKSTVPA; this is encoded by the exons ATGAGACGTGCTCTATTGAATAATGTCTCTCTCTACGCTCGCAATCGCCTTCTCTCCCTTCCAACCTGCAACCCTAATCCTAGCTCCTCACTCGTCCCACTCGCCGCTTCGACTCGGTCCCTACTCAGGCTTTTCTCGTCCGAAGACGACTCTTCCGCTGGAAGCTCCAATCCGTCTGCTGATTCGAGGGTGATCCCAACCAACAAGAAAGATGCCCCCGTTGAAGTCCAGGACATCAATAACAAAG AGCTGAAAGTGCGGATAGAGAAATACTTCAAGGGTGATGAGGAGGCGCTTCCGGCAATCCTAGAAGCGATTCTGCAGAGGAAATTGGCTGAGAAGCATGAGGAAACAGATGATGAGCTGATAGATGAACTGCAAATGAAGCCGCTGGATAATGTTAAGGACCAAGAGTTTGAATCAGATTTTGAGGAAATGCATGACACGGATGAAGAGATTGATAACTTGTATAACGCAAGGGATATAGTCATGAACAGGATGGTAAAAGATGAGTACTACAACATGGATGAGAATAAGTGGAATGATATTGTTGAGGATGCAATTCATCATGGGATTATGAAGGATACGAAAGAGTGTGAGGCAATTCTTGAGGATATGCTTAGCTGGGATAAGCTACTGCCAG ATGACATGAAAAGGAAGGTTGAAGAGAAGTTCAATGACCTAGGGGATATGTGTGAAAGAGGGGAACTTGAGCCTGAAGAAGCTTACAAGTTGTTTAAGGAGTTTGAGGATGAGATTGTCATGGAATATGTGCAGAAGATGGAAGCCGATGGCCCCCCGAAATTTGACGAGACTGCTGTACCGGACGAGAAAAAGGATCTAGATGACCCTCCAGGTGAAGGGCCAATCCTTAGGTGGCAAACACGGGTAGTCTTTGCTCCTGGCGGTGATGCGTGGCATCCCAAGAATAGAAAAGTGAAACTGTCTGTCACAGTGAAAGAACTTGGGCTTTCAAAGCATCAATTCCGTCGGCTCAGAGAATTGGTTGGAAAGCGGTACAATCCAGGGAAAGATGAGCTTACAATTACTAGTGAGAG GTTTGAACACcgagaagaaaatagaaaggaTTGCCTTAGGACTCTTCTTTCCCTCATCGAGGAAGCTGGGAAAGCTAACAAACTGGCTGAGGATGCTCGAGTTTCATATGTCAAGGAGAGATTAAGAGCAAATCCTGCATTCATGGAGAGGCTGCGTAACAAGACCATGGGATTGCAAGGAAAGAGCACAGTGCCTGCTTGA
- the LOC18777409 gene encoding kinesin-like protein NACK1, with the protein MTVKTPGTPASKIDRTPVSTPTSKIDRTPVSTPGGPRAKEEKIVVTVRLRPLSKREQLAKDQVAWECIDDTTIVYKPPPQERSAQPAPFTFDKVFGPSCVTETVYEEGVKNVALSSLMGINATIFAYGQTSSGKTYTMRGITEKAVIDIYNHIMNTPERDFTIKISGLEIYNENVRDLLNSESGRNLKLLDDPEKGTVVEKLVEETASNDQHLRHLISICEAQRQVGETALNDNSSRSHQIIRLTIESTLRENSDCVRSFVASLNFVDLAGSERASQTHADGARLREGCHINLSLMTLTTVIRKLSVGKRSGHIPYRDSKLTRILQHSLGGNARTAIICTLSPALSHFEQSRNTLFFATRAKEVTNNARVNMVVSDKQLVKHLQKEVARLEAELRTPDPSTEKDLKIQQMEMEMEELRRQRDLAQSQVDELRQKLKEDQQGSNPLELPHPSVKKCLSYTGVLSTKLDTKEIGRGDRARNTMLRQSMRQSSAAPFTLMHEIRKLEHLQEQLGEEANRALEVLQKEVACHRLGNQDAAETIANLQAEIREMRAVRSEPKEVEVGTVVATNKSVSANLKEEITRLHSQGSTIANLEEQLESVQKSIDKLVMSLPSNYEQYNSESTPKSKKEPKKKKLQPLASSNVPNRQNFIRSPCSPLSTSRQIAESEIENRAPENDDVLSGETQPESEKGTPTKNEECGDVSSKENTPGGYRRSSSVNMKKMQKMFQNAAEENVRNIRTYVTELKERVAKLQYQKQLLVCQVLELEANEAAGYDIENDENTCEPEEPMVSWQITFKEQRQQIIELWDLCFVSIIHRTQFYLLFKGDPADQIYVEVELRRLTWLQHHLAELGSASPAHVGDEPTVSLSSSIRALKREREFLAKRLTSRLTAEERDALYMKWDVPLEGKQRKMQFVNKLWTDPHDAKHIQESAEIVAKLVGFCESGNMSKEMFELNFVLPSDKRSWIMGWNPISNLLNL; encoded by the exons ATGACTGTCAAAACTCCTGGAACACCGGCTTCGAAAATAGACAGGACACCAGTATCAACACCAACTTCGAAAATAGATAGGACACCAGTATCAACTCCAGGTGGGCCAAGAGCTAAGGAGGAGAAGATTGTTGTTACCGTGCGTTTGAGGCCTCTGAGCAAAAGGGAGCAACTAGCAAAAGACCAAGTCGCGTGGGAATGCATTGATGATACCACAATTGTTTATAAGCCACCGCCTCAAGAACGCTCAGCTCAACCGGCCCCATTTACATTTG ATAAGGTTTTTGGTCCTTCTTGCGTAACTGAAACAGTATATGAGGAAGGAGTGAAAAATGTGGCCTTGTCTTCTTTGATGGGCATCAATG CAACTATATTTGCTTACGGCCAAACTAGCAGTGGGAAGACGTACACAATGAGAGGAATAACAGAGAAAGCTGTCATTGATATCTACAACCATATAATGAAT ACTCCAGAGAGAGACTTCACGATAAAGATTTCTGGACTTGAAATATACAATGAGAATGTGAGGGACCTGTTAAACTCAGAATCAGGCCGTAACTTGAAGCTTCTAGATGATCCAGAG AAAGGTACCGTGGTTGAGAAGCTGGTGGAGGAGACTGCTAGCAATGATCAGCATTTGAGGCATTTAATCAGCATTTGTGAGG CCCAAAGACAAGTTGGTGAAACTGCTTTAAATGATAACAGCTCACGGTCACATCAGATAATAAGGCTG ACAATTGAAAGTACCCTCCGCGAGAATTCGGATTGCGTGAGATCTTTTGTTGCAAGCCTG AACTTTGTAGATCTGGCTGGAAGCGAAAGAGCTTCACAAACACATGCAGATGGTGCTAGGCTGAGGGAGGGTTGCCATATTAACCTTAGCTTGATGACACTTACAACTGTTATTAGAAAGCTCAG TGTTGGGAAAAGAAGTGGTCATATACCCTATAGAGACTCAAAGCTCACTCGCATATTGCAGCATTCTCTCGGTGGGAACGCACGCACTGCCATCATATGCACCTTGAGTCCAGCATTGAGCCATTTTGAACAATCTCGAAATACTCTCTTCTTTGCCACCAGGGCAAAGGAAGTAACGAATAATGCTCGTGTGAATATG GTTGTTTCGGATAAGCAGCTAGTGAAACATTTGCAGAAGGAAGTAGCAAGGCTGGAAGCAGAGCTGCGCACCCCTGATCCGTCAACGGAAAAGGATTTGAAAATTCAGCAG ATGGAAATGGAGATGGAAGAACTGAGACGCCAAAGAGACCTTGCTCAATCTCAGGTGGATGAATTACGCCAAAAACTAAAGGAGGATCAACAG GGTTCAAACCCATTGGAATTACCCCATCCCTCTGTGAAGAAATGTCTCTCATACACTGGTGTGCTATCAACAAAACTCGATACAAAGGAGATAGGTCGTGGTGATAGAGCAAGAAATACAATGCTCAGGCAGTCTATGAGGCAATCATCAGCTGCTCCTTTCACACTAATGCATGAAATCCGCAAACTTGAACACCTGCAGGAACAGCTTGGGGAGGAAGCAAATCGAGCTCTGGAAGTATTACAAAAGGAAGTAGCTTGTCATAGGCTAGGCAATCAAGATGCAGCTGAAACAATTGCCAATCTGCAAGCAGAAATAAGAGAAATGCGTGCTGTCAGATCAGAGCCaaaagaagttgaagttgGAACTGTAGTTGCTACTAACAAGAGTGTCAGTGCTAATCTCAAGGAAGAGATTACGAGACTTCATTCACAGGGCAGCACTATTGCTAATCTTGAGGAACAGCTAGAAAGTGTTCAGAAGTCTATAGATAAATTGGTGATGTCTCTTCCTAGCAATTATGAACAGTACAATAGTGAGTCAACCCCCAAGTCTAAGAaggaacccaaaaagaaaaagttgcaACCTTTGGCCTCAAGTAATGTTCCCAACCGGCAAAATTTTATCAGATCACCATGCTCTCCTCTATCAACTTCTCGGCAAATTGCAGAGTCTGAAATTGAAAACAGGGCTCCTGAGAATGATGATGTTTTGTCTGGTGAGACTCAACCGGAGTCTGAGAAGGGGACTCCCACAAAGAATGAAGAATGTGGAGATGTCTCATCAAAGGAAAACACTCCAGGAGGGTATCGGCGTTCTAGTTCAGTGAACATGAAGAAAATGCAGAAGATGTTCCAAAACGCAGCAGAAGAGAATGTTAGAAACATAAGAACTTATGTAACAGAACTGAAAGAGCGGGTGGCCAAGTTGCAGTACCAAAAGCAGCTACTAGTTTGCCAG GTTCTAGAGCTAGAAGCAAATGAAGCAGCTGGGTACGATATAGAGAATGATGAGAACACATGTGAGCCAGAGGAGCCCATGGTCTCATGGCAAATAACTTTTAAGGAACAAAGACAGCAAATCATTGAGTTGTGGGATTTGTGTTTTGTCTCCATCATTCATAGGACAcagttttatttgttatttaagGGGGATCCAGCTGACCAAATCTATGTGGAAGTGGAGCTGAGGCGGTTGACATGGTTGCAACATCATCTGGCAGAACTTGGGAGTGCTAGTCCTGCCCATGTGGGAGATGAACCCACAGTCTCTTTGTCATCAag TATCAGAGCACTAAAGCGCGAAAGGGAGTTCCTTGCTAAGAGGCTGACTTCACGTTTGACTGCGGAGGAGAGAGATGCATTGTACATGAAATGGGATGTCCCACTTGAAGGGAAGCAGAGGAAGATGCAGTTTGTGAATAAGCTCTGGACTGATCCCCATGATGCCAAGCATATTCAGGAGAGCGCTGAAATAGTTGCAAAGCTTGTTGGTTTCTGCGAAAGCGGAAACATGTCAAAAGAGATGTTTGAACTCAATTTTGTGCTTCCATCTGATAAGAGGTCATGGATTATGGGCTGGAACCCAATTTCAAACCTTCTTAACTTGTGA
- the LOC18775889 gene encoding reticulon-like protein B9, with protein sequence MPSDSTNDVVQSILLGRPIIIHRLLGGGKVADVLLWRNTSVSAALLIGMTVIWFIFGVVEYNWVILLYHLSITTLLIIFILQFVKNFLEVIFISAIIPSFRNNAIIFLYMLPVIGTYLSSLNLLYLGFIYLGILLPLLFERFEDDVTRLGIKIAQESFALNT encoded by the exons ATGCCTTCCGATTCTACTAACGATGTTGTACAGTCTATCTTACTTGGAAGGCCAATAATAATTCATCGGCTTCTTGGAGGTGGAAAAG TTGCGGATGTGTTACTGTGGAGGAACACAAGTGTATCCGCTGCGCTTTTGATTGGGATGACGGTGATATGGTTTATTTTCGGGGTAGTCGAGTACAACTGGGTGATCCTCCTCTACCACCTCTCCATTACCACACTGCTCATAATCTTCATATTACAATTTGTCAAAAATTTTTTGGAGGTTATCTTCATATCGGCGATTATTCCATCCTTTCGAAATAAC gcaattatttttctctatatGTTGCCTGTGATTGGAACCTATCTCAGCTCTCTGAATCTTCTGTACTTGG GGTTCATCTACTTGGGAATACTACTGCCACTTCTGTTTGAGCGATTTGAGGATGACGTTACTCGCCTTGGTATCAAAATTGCCCAAGAGTCGTTTGCCTTGAACACATGA
- the LOC18777220 gene encoding non-specific lipid-transfer protein 2: MKASYSYIAIALYLVVVVLLGKADVSMAVTCNPTELSPCAGAITSSTPPSTICCTKIKQQKPCLCQYLNNPNLKKFVNTPNARKVARTCGTPFPKC; the protein is encoded by the coding sequence ATGAAGGCATCATATTCATACATTGCAATTGCATTGTACCTTGTGGTTGTGGTGCTGTTGGGCAAAGCAGATGTTTCAATGGCAGTAACATGCAACCCAACAGAACTAAGTCCCTGTGCAGGAGCAATAACTTCTTCAACTCCTCCATCCACAATATGCTGCACCAAGATCAAGCAACAGAAGCCCTGCCTCTGCCAGTATCTCAACAACCCCAACCTCAAGAAGTTTGTCAACACCCCAAATGCCAGGAAAGTTGCTAGGACTTGTGGCACTCCTTTCCCCAAGTGCTAG
- the LOC18776045 gene encoding reticulon-like protein B9: MPGVYSSDSDDNIGASHGAKLFGRERPIHHVLGGGKVADVLLWRNRNVSAALLIGMTVIWFLFEVVEYNFVTLVCHLSITTLLVIFIWRTAAELFRLTPPTIPDIILHESTFKELASTVHKRCNHFLSKLLDSACGRDLPFFFLAIISLYILSVIGTYFSFLNLVYLGFLALETLPFVYERFEEDVDRLAGKVSREIKRSYRKFDSQFLNKIPRGPVKEKTR; this comes from the exons ATGCCGGGGGTATATTCATCCGATTCTGATGACAATATTGGCGCAAGCCATGGGGCAAAGCTCTTTGGACGTGAAAGGCCAATTCATCATGTTCTTGGAGGTGGAAAAG TTGCGGATGTGTTATTGTGGAGGAACAGAAATGTATCAGCTGCGCTTTTGATTGGGATGACGGTGATATGGTTTCTTTTCGAGGTAGTCGAGTACAATTTTGTGACCCTCGTCTGCCACCTCTCCATTACCACATTGCTTGTAATCTTCATATGGCGCACGGCTGCAGAATTGTTCAGATT GACACCTCCTACCATACCTGATATAATATTACATGAATCTACATTCAAAGAGTTGGCTTCCACAGTCCACAAAAGATGCAACCATTTCTTGTCAAAGCTTCTTGACAGTGCATGTGGAAGAGACCTaccattcttcttcttg GCAATTATTTCTCTCTATATTTTGTCTGTGATTGGAACCTATTTCAGCTTTCTGAATCTTGTTTACTTGG GGTTCCTCGCCCTGGAAACACTGCCATTTGTGTATGAGCGATTTGAGGAGGACGTTGATCGCCTAGCTGGAAAAGTTAGCAGAGAGATAAAGAGATCGTACAGAAAGTTTGATTCTCAGTTTCTCAACAAAATTCCAAGAGGCCCAGTGAAAGAGAAAACCAGATGA